One part of the Chryseobacterium sp. 7 genome encodes these proteins:
- a CDS encoding single-stranded DNA-binding protein, whose protein sequence is MSLRNKVTLIGYTGKEVEMINFDNGNVKASVSLATSDHYTNAKGEKVEETQWHNLIAFGKTAEIFEKYVPKGKEIAIEGKLTYRSYDDKDGVKRYITEIRVDEILLLGGK, encoded by the coding sequence ATGTCACTAAGAAACAAAGTAACATTAATTGGTTACACCGGTAAAGAAGTTGAAATGATAAATTTTGATAATGGAAATGTAAAAGCAAGTGTATCCTTAGCTACAAGCGATCATTACACAAATGCCAAAGGAGAAAAAGTGGAAGAAACGCAATGGCACAATCTTATTGCTTTCGGGAAAACCGCAGAAATTTTTGAAAAGTATGTTCCCAAAGGAAAAGAAATTGCCATAGAAGGAAAGCTTACCTACAGATCTTATGATGATAAGGATGGGGTGAAGCGTTATATCACGGAAATTCGTGTAGATGAAATCCTGTTATTAGGAGGAAAATAA
- a CDS encoding helix-turn-helix domain-containing protein → MQKEKLRTVRKMKGYTQQELADVIPTDVSNYSRKESGGVSITQTEWQKLAKFLEVPVEEIYEEEEAKFIIENPVFTDNTGVNVGNNIATTNINNELSIEIIKTMQEYIGLLKEEINRLKK, encoded by the coding sequence ATGCAAAAAGAAAAACTACGTACAGTAAGAAAAATGAAAGGATATACCCAGCAGGAATTGGCTGATGTAATCCCCACTGACGTCTCCAATTATAGCAGAAAAGAAAGTGGCGGGGTATCTATAACACAGACAGAATGGCAAAAGCTTGCTAAATTTTTAGAGGTTCCTGTAGAGGAAATTTATGAAGAGGAAGAAGCAAAATTCATTATCGAGAATCCGGTTTTTACTGACAATACTGGAGTCAATGTAGGTAATAATATTGCTACAACAAATATCAATAATGAATTAAGCATAGAAATTATAAAAACGATGCAGGAATATATCGGTTTGTTGAAAGAAGAAATCAACAGATTGAAAAAATAA
- a CDS encoding HPP family protein: MKKSIKRTFRVSKYVIYKETLVDYKEHFWSFLGAFFGIGIIAFIQSHTITETENIFLIGSFGASSVLIYGAIQSPLAQPRNLIGGHVLSALVGVTVYQFVPHIIWLSAPLAVAFSIVLMQYTKTLHPPGGATALIAVSSTGKIPELGYWYVLSPVLSGCIILLIVALFFNNITPNRSYPTHSMFKKLLKKRHKHHLK; this comes from the coding sequence ATGAAGAAGAGCATCAAAAGAACATTCAGGGTTTCAAAATATGTGATTTATAAAGAAACACTTGTTGATTACAAGGAACATTTCTGGTCATTTTTGGGTGCATTTTTCGGAATCGGGATCATTGCATTCATCCAGTCTCATACTATTACAGAAACTGAGAATATCTTTCTGATCGGTTCTTTTGGAGCATCAAGTGTTCTTATTTATGGAGCCATACAGAGTCCGTTGGCACAGCCCAGAAATCTTATCGGCGGACATGTTCTGTCTGCATTAGTAGGTGTTACAGTTTATCAGTTTGTTCCGCATATTATCTGGCTTTCGGCGCCTTTAGCAGTGGCATTTTCTATTGTACTGATGCAGTATACCAAGACTTTGCATCCACCAGGCGGCGCTACGGCCCTGATTGCAGTAAGCTCTACAGGGAAAATTCCGGAATTGGGATATTGGTATGTTCTTTCCCCTGTTCTTTCCGGGTGCATTATTCTTTTGATAGTAGCCTTATTTTTTAACAATATTACCCCGAACAGAAGTTATCCTACTCACAGCATGTTCAAAAAACTGCTGAAAAAAAGACACAAACATCACTTAAAATAA
- a CDS encoding TIGR01777 family oxidoreductase gives MKEVVLITGAGGMIAKELAKKIGREYEVRFLTRKKAHDHEYEWDIKKGSIDETAFENVSHIIHLAGANISEKRWTPERKRELISSRVDSAELLRTTLRKNKIKLKSFISASGINFYGTETSKKIYTENDPPGNDFLSEVVVLWERAADDFKEQDLAERVVKIRTAVVLSEKDGALKKMIPPVQYYIGSPLGSGKQYMPWVHLEDICSIYEFALKNSAMDGAYNAVSPQHATNKELTKKIAQVLGKPLFMPNVPGFVLKLLFGELSTAILEGSRASSKKIQDAGFHFKFPDLENALRDLLKK, from the coding sequence ATGAAAGAAGTTGTTCTAATTACCGGTGCCGGAGGCATGATTGCCAAAGAACTGGCAAAAAAAATAGGCAGAGAATATGAAGTCAGGTTTCTGACGCGAAAAAAAGCACATGATCATGAATATGAATGGGATATTAAAAAAGGAAGTATAGATGAAACTGCTTTTGAGAATGTTTCCCACATCATTCATCTTGCGGGTGCCAATATTTCAGAAAAGCGATGGACCCCGGAAAGAAAAAGAGAATTGATCTCCAGCCGTGTAGATTCTGCAGAACTGCTCCGAACAACTTTAAGAAAAAATAAGATAAAGCTAAAGTCTTTTATTTCAGCTTCGGGAATCAATTTTTATGGCACAGAAACTTCAAAAAAAATTTATACCGAAAACGACCCGCCTGGTAATGATTTTCTAAGTGAGGTAGTTGTTTTATGGGAAAGAGCCGCTGACGATTTCAAAGAACAGGATCTGGCGGAAAGAGTTGTGAAAATAAGAACTGCTGTTGTTCTATCTGAAAAAGACGGTGCTTTAAAGAAAATGATCCCTCCTGTTCAATATTATATTGGTTCTCCGCTGGGAAGCGGCAAACAATATATGCCATGGGTTCATCTTGAAGATATCTGCTCTATCTATGAATTTGCTTTAAAAAATTCAGCAATGGATGGCGCCTATAATGCTGTATCTCCACAACATGCCACCAATAAAGAGCTAACGAAAAAAATCGCTCAAGTACTTGGCAAACCTTTATTTATGCCTAATGTTCCCGGATTTGTTTTGAAACTTCTCTTTGGAGAACTCTCTACAGCTATTCTGGAAGGTTCCAGAGCTTCTTCAAAAAAAATTCAGGATGCCGGTTTCCATTTTAAATTTCCGGATCTGGAAAATGCTTTAAGAGATCTTTTAAAGAAATAA
- the nudK gene encoding GDP-mannose pyrophosphatase NudK, which yields MQNPNITLLNTEILSDNWYTLNKVTFSVLKKNGTTETQSREAYDRGNGAVILLYNTTSKTVILTRQFRLPTYINGNPTGMLIEACAGLLDNDNPEDCIKRETEEETGYKISKVEKIFEAYMSPGSVTEILYFFIAEYSSEMKINDGGGLEEEGEHIEVLELPFEESLKMINTGEIKDAKTIMLLQHLRIKRIM from the coding sequence ATGCAAAACCCAAATATCACTTTATTAAACACAGAAATACTTTCGGACAACTGGTATACCTTAAACAAAGTCACTTTTTCTGTTCTGAAAAAGAACGGAACCACAGAAACCCAAAGCAGAGAGGCCTACGACCGTGGAAACGGTGCTGTAATCCTTCTTTACAATACAACCTCAAAAACAGTTATTCTCACCAGACAATTCCGCTTACCCACATATATCAACGGAAATCCTACAGGAATGCTCATTGAAGCCTGTGCCGGACTTTTGGATAATGATAATCCGGAAGACTGTATAAAAAGGGAAACGGAAGAAGAAACAGGATATAAAATTTCTAAAGTTGAAAAGATATTTGAAGCTTATATGTCGCCCGGATCTGTAACGGAAATTCTTTATTTTTTCATTGCAGAATATTCCAGTGAAATGAAAATTAATGACGGGGGCGGGCTGGAAGAAGAAGGAGAACATATCGAAGTTTTAGAACTTCCTTTTGAAGAAAGCCTGAAAATGATTAACACAGGAGAAATCAAAGATGCCAAAACCATTATGCTTTTGCAGCATTTGAGGATCAAAAGAATTATGTAA
- a CDS encoding DUF2750 domain-containing protein encodes MLQDHITVQNRYKDFIKKISETETVYALKDDKGYATSYSNESEYEDGEPVQIICFWSDAARAKSCIENEWNRYEPSPIPLNEFVENWCLGMNSDGVLVGTDFDSNLFGYEAEPLELILDIIEEFKISGKSLNLRKFENMDDLEIQIREVLED; translated from the coding sequence ATGCTCCAGGATCATATTACTGTTCAGAACCGCTATAAAGATTTTATTAAAAAGATTAGTGAAACAGAAACAGTATACGCTTTAAAAGATGATAAGGGATATGCAACTTCCTACTCCAACGAATCAGAATATGAAGACGGTGAACCGGTACAGATCATTTGTTTCTGGTCTGATGCTGCAAGAGCAAAATCATGCATAGAAAATGAGTGGAACAGGTATGAACCCTCTCCCATTCCTCTTAACGAGTTTGTAGAAAACTGGTGTCTGGGGATGAATAGTGACGGAGTTTTGGTTGGAACTGATTTTGACAGCAATTTATTTGGTTATGAAGCGGAACCTTTAGAATTGATCCTTGATATTATTGAGGAGTTTAAAATTTCAGGAAAATCATTGAACCTGAGAAAGTTTGAAAATATGGACGATCTGGAAATACAGATCAGAGAAGTATTGGAAGATTAA
- a CDS encoding DUF2306 domain-containing protein — MKSLGIKTVKAIALFLVFLFSILMLKTISQYTSFNKHIGFLAFKQQVVDNPYWMTFFYIHIFSITLCLLAGLTQFSNRFLAENRNLHKIIGKIYVYNILIINVPACFVLGLFSNGGLIGITGFLIQDILWAYFTIAAVIFIKKGNISRHRMYMILSYAVTTTAITFRIIKNLFYSEAHHDYGLFYGLNVWTALFINLFIGYLILKKEALLPGKINGRKEN, encoded by the coding sequence ATGAAGTCGTTGGGAATAAAAACCGTTAAAGCCATTGCTTTATTTTTGGTCTTTCTTTTCAGTATTCTGATGCTGAAAACCATTTCCCAATATACTTCTTTTAATAAGCATATCGGGTTTCTGGCTTTTAAGCAACAGGTTGTAGACAATCCGTATTGGATGACTTTTTTCTACATTCATATTTTTTCGATAACACTTTGTCTTCTGGCTGGTTTAACTCAGTTTTCAAATCGGTTTTTGGCTGAAAACAGAAACCTTCACAAGATAATCGGGAAAATATATGTTTACAATATTCTCATCATCAATGTTCCGGCCTGTTTTGTCCTTGGACTTTTTTCAAATGGAGGACTCATCGGGATTACTGGATTCCTGATACAGGATATCCTTTGGGCTTATTTCACTATTGCTGCTGTGATTTTTATCAAAAAAGGAAATATCAGCAGACACAGAATGTATATGATCCTAAGTTATGCCGTAACCACCACAGCCATTACTTTCAGAATCATTAAAAATCTATTTTACAGCGAGGCACATCACGATTACGGGCTTTTTTATGGTTTAAATGTCTGGACCGCCCTTTTTATCAACCTTTTTATTGGTTATTTAATTCTCAAAAAAGAGGCTTTATTACCTGGAAAAATCAACGGTAGAAAAGAAAATTAA
- a CDS encoding KTSC domain-containing protein: MKKIGEHRTLLGVDKNVTLKELKTIYRNVMKDTHPDKFINDEAGKIEAEEKSKSVIEAYHFLVSINSETQEKYKEEYTETTTKSNIQDFYLEKSILTVQHLNGNMYEYMGVPRNTYIKMVNSDSPSRFARRHIYGNFVYRKSGEAMAD, from the coding sequence ATGAAAAAAATTGGTGAGCACAGAACGCTTCTTGGAGTAGATAAAAATGTTACTTTAAAAGAATTAAAGACCATTTACAGAAATGTGATGAAAGATACCCATCCTGATAAGTTCATTAATGATGAAGCGGGAAAGATAGAAGCTGAAGAAAAAAGCAAGTCTGTAATTGAGGCATACCACTTTTTGGTAAGTATTAATTCTGAAACACAGGAAAAATACAAAGAAGAATATACGGAAACTACTACAAAATCTAATATTCAGGATTTTTATCTTGAGAAATCAATTTTAACGGTTCAGCATTTAAACGGAAATATGTATGAGTATATGGGTGTTCCAAGAAATACATATATCAAAATGGTCAATTCCGATTCACCAAGCCGTTTTGCAAGAAGACACATCTATGGAAACTTCGTCTACAGAAAGTCCGGAGAGGCTATGGCAGATTAA
- a CDS encoding efflux RND transporter permease subunit — protein MKLAEISIKRPSLVIVLFTILTLGGILSYTLMGYELIPKFETNMVTISTVYPGASPAEVETSVTRKIEDAVGSLENVKKVESSSYESLSVIMVQLNDGADVDYALNDAQRKVNAILADLPDDVKAPSLNKFSLDDLPIITMSISSDKLNSKDLYDLLDKKIEPIFSRVNGVAQVDLVGGQEREIQVNLDEKKLQGYGLSIGDVQQAILSSNLDFPTGSLKTRTTKSTIRLSGKYKSTEEMNNLVVSNKNGAQVRLSDIATVFDSQKDVEKVARFNQFPTILMQVKKQSDANAVAVSESVQKTIKTVEEAYKVQGVKVKIVNDTTEFTLESANHVIFDLFLAIILVAIVMLLFLHSIRNAFIVMVSIPASLVAAFIGMNLMGYTLNLMSLLGLSLVVGILVDDAIVVLENIYRHMEMGKSKIRAAYDGASEIGFTVAAITLVIVVVFLPIAMSSGLVANILAQFCVTVVIATLLSLLASFTIIPWLSSRFGKLEHLTGKNWFEKFILWFEGLIDKFTHWITGILEWCLKTTLRRISTVVITFIVLISSFMLVAFGFIGGEFFPPIDRGQFLVQMELSKDATVEKTNQLTLDVEKFLRNDKDVVDLITTVGQQSTGFGGAQATTYQSEVQVNLTDKSERSESTNIKAAKIKRQLEEKFTGVEFKTAPIGIMGAENAPIEMVVTGPDNETAVKEATRILELLKKVPGAVDAELSTDTGSPEVQVSIDRDKMSSLGLNLSSVGQTMQTAFNGNTDGKFRAGEYEYDINIRFGDVNRQSIDDVKNLMFTNPQGQQVRLSQFADVKMGSGPSLLERRDKSPSVKVRAKAVGRPVGDVANEWADQFMKSTKKPVGVEYIWSGDMENQQEGFGTLGIALLAAIVLVYLVMVSLYDSFVYPFVVLFSIPLAMIGVMVILALTANSLNIFTMLGMIMLIGLVAKNAILIVDFTNARKAAGANTHDALVQANHARLRPILMTTIAMIFGMLPIALATGAGAEMNKGLAWVVIGGLTSSLFLTLIIVPVVYSLFDSVLRRMGKDTKVDYEAEMKAEYVHRELNEDGFTPKHLDK, from the coding sequence ATGAAGTTAGCAGAAATATCCATTAAAAGACCCTCGCTGGTAATTGTATTATTTACAATTCTGACGTTGGGAGGTATCCTGAGTTATACGCTCATGGGATACGAATTGATTCCGAAGTTTGAAACCAACATGGTAACCATTTCTACGGTATATCCGGGAGCTTCCCCAGCAGAGGTGGAAACTTCCGTTACCCGAAAGATTGAAGATGCCGTAGGTTCTCTGGAAAACGTAAAAAAAGTAGAATCTTCTTCATATGAGAGTCTATCCGTAATCATGGTTCAGCTGAATGATGGTGCCGATGTAGACTATGCTTTGAATGATGCTCAGAGAAAGGTAAATGCAATTCTTGCAGACCTTCCGGACGACGTGAAAGCGCCCTCTCTGAACAAGTTCTCTTTAGATGATCTACCTATTATCACGATGAGTATCTCATCTGATAAATTAAACAGTAAAGACCTTTATGACTTATTAGATAAAAAGATTGAACCTATTTTCTCCCGTGTAAACGGTGTAGCTCAGGTAGACCTTGTGGGGGGACAGGAGAGAGAAATTCAGGTGAATCTTGATGAAAAAAAATTACAAGGGTACGGACTTTCAATCGGAGATGTACAACAGGCAATCCTTTCATCAAACCTTGATTTCCCTACAGGAAGTTTGAAAACGAGAACTACAAAATCTACGATCAGACTTTCAGGAAAGTATAAATCTACCGAGGAAATGAACAACCTTGTAGTTTCCAATAAAAATGGTGCTCAGGTACGTTTATCTGATATTGCAACTGTTTTCGACTCTCAGAAAGATGTAGAAAAGGTAGCAAGATTCAACCAGTTCCCGACCATTTTAATGCAGGTTAAAAAACAATCTGACGCCAATGCGGTAGCGGTATCTGAAAGCGTTCAGAAAACAATTAAAACAGTAGAAGAGGCTTATAAAGTTCAGGGAGTAAAAGTAAAAATCGTAAACGATACTACAGAATTTACCCTTGAATCTGCCAACCACGTTATTTTCGACTTATTCTTGGCGATTATCCTCGTGGCAATTGTGATGTTATTATTCCTTCACAGTATCAGAAACGCGTTCATTGTAATGGTTTCTATCCCGGCTTCATTGGTGGCAGCGTTCATCGGAATGAACCTTATGGGATATACTTTGAACCTGATGAGCTTACTGGGGCTATCCCTTGTGGTAGGGATCCTGGTGGATGACGCGATCGTAGTACTTGAAAACATTTACCGTCACATGGAAATGGGTAAAAGTAAGATCAGGGCAGCTTATGACGGAGCTTCAGAGATCGGGTTTACCGTTGCGGCGATTACATTGGTAATTGTGGTGGTATTCTTACCGATTGCGATGAGTTCAGGTCTTGTAGCGAACATCTTGGCTCAGTTCTGCGTCACGGTAGTTATTGCAACCCTATTATCATTATTGGCTTCATTTACTATCATTCCTTGGTTATCATCAAGATTCGGTAAACTGGAACATTTGACAGGTAAAAACTGGTTTGAGAAATTTATTCTTTGGTTTGAAGGATTAATTGACAAATTTACACACTGGATTACAGGAATTCTTGAATGGTGTCTGAAAACGACTTTAAGAAGAATTTCAACAGTAGTAATTACATTTATTGTCTTAATCAGTTCATTCATGCTGGTAGCATTTGGTTTCATTGGAGGTGAATTCTTCCCGCCAATCGACAGAGGTCAGTTCTTAGTACAAATGGAATTGTCAAAAGATGCAACCGTTGAAAAAACAAACCAATTGACATTAGACGTTGAGAAGTTTTTAAGAAACGATAAAGATGTTGTAGACCTTATTACAACAGTTGGACAGCAGTCTACAGGTTTTGGTGGAGCTCAGGCAACAACATACCAGTCTGAGGTTCAGGTAAACCTTACAGATAAATCTGAACGTTCTGAAAGTACCAACATCAAAGCTGCGAAAATAAAAAGACAGCTGGAAGAGAAATTCACAGGAGTTGAATTTAAAACCGCTCCAATCGGTATCATGGGTGCTGAAAATGCTCCAATTGAAATGGTAGTGACAGGACCTGATAACGAAACAGCAGTAAAAGAGGCAACCAGAATCTTAGAGCTATTGAAGAAAGTTCCCGGAGCGGTAGATGCCGAATTATCGACAGATACAGGGAGCCCGGAAGTTCAGGTAAGTATTGACAGAGATAAAATGTCTTCTCTGGGCTTAAATCTTTCAAGTGTAGGACAGACGATGCAGACTGCATTCAACGGAAATACAGACGGGAAATTCAGAGCCGGAGAATATGAATATGACATCAATATCCGTTTCGGAGATGTGAACAGACAGTCTATTGATGATGTGAAAAACCTGATGTTTACAAACCCTCAGGGGCAGCAGGTTCGTTTAAGCCAGTTTGCTGATGTAAAAATGGGTTCAGGACCAAGTTTGCTTGAACGTAGAGATAAATCTCCTTCAGTAAAAGTAAGAGCTAAAGCAGTAGGTAGACCGGTAGGGGACGTTGCTAACGAATGGGCAGATCAGTTCATGAAGAGCACCAAAAAACCTGTAGGAGTGGAGTATATCTGGAGTGGAGATATGGAAAACCAGCAGGAAGGTTTCGGTACGTTAGGAATTGCATTATTAGCGGCTATCGTATTGGTATACCTGGTAATGGTTTCACTATATGACAGTTTTGTATATCCTTTCGTGGTATTGTTCTCAATTCCGTTAGCAATGATCGGGGTAATGGTAATCCTTGCCTTAACTGCTAACTCACTGAACATTTTCACGATGTTAGGAATGATCATGTTGATTGGTCTTGTAGCGAAGAATGCGATCCTTATCGTTGACTTTACGAATGCGAGAAAAGCAGCAGGCGCAAATACTCACGATGCTTTGGTACAGGCTAACCACGCCCGTCTTCGTCCGATCCTGATGACCACTATTGCGATGATCTTCGGTATGTTACCGATTGCATTGGCAACAGGTGCAGGAGCTGAGATGAACAAAGGTCTTGCATGGGTAGTAATCGGTGGTTTAACATCGTCACTATTCCTTACATTGATCATTGTACCGGTAGTGTACTCTCTATTTGACTCCGTTCTAAGAAGAATGGGTAAAGATACTAAAGTAGACTACGAAGCTGAAATGAAAGCAGAATATGTACACAGAGAATTGAATGAAGACGGATTTACTCCGAAACATTTAGATAAATAA
- a CDS encoding efflux RND transporter periplasmic adaptor subunit: protein MKKTLIYIIVAAVLVGLAAYKIAGNKEKQTQEVKEVAKQVDKINVNIVTVTRENIDTDYSANGTFIPKQEMNQSSEISGRIVNVLVKEGSRVGAGQVLATIKRDAIEVDVTQAQNNLQNAIMDNQRYENAYKTGGVTKQQLDNSRLQLKNMQAAVKAQGVKVNDTSIRAGISGTINKKMVEPGTVVSPGTSMFEIVNINSLKLSVLVDESQIGKIQLGQEVPIKVNVLPEDSFVGRITFIAPKSDASLNFPVEIEVQNRGNLKAGMYATAKFSTNNGAETKNMLTVPAEAFVNGVSSGQLFVVQNGVAKLIKVTIGKVYGDKVQVLSGLNGGEQVVTSGQINLDNGSKVNIIK, encoded by the coding sequence ATGAAAAAAACTTTAATATATATCATCGTAGCAGCAGTACTGGTAGGTTTAGCAGCTTACAAGATTGCCGGGAACAAAGAAAAGCAGACTCAGGAAGTAAAAGAAGTGGCCAAGCAGGTAGATAAAATCAATGTGAATATTGTAACTGTTACAAGAGAAAATATTGATACTGATTACTCTGCTAACGGAACTTTTATTCCTAAGCAGGAAATGAACCAGTCTTCTGAAATTTCAGGACGTATCGTAAACGTTTTGGTAAAAGAAGGTTCCAGAGTAGGTGCAGGTCAGGTGTTAGCAACTATTAAAAGAGATGCTATTGAAGTAGATGTTACTCAGGCTCAGAATAATCTTCAGAATGCGATCATGGATAACCAACGTTATGAAAACGCATACAAAACAGGCGGGGTTACAAAGCAGCAGCTTGATAACTCAAGACTACAGCTGAAAAATATGCAGGCTGCAGTGAAAGCACAAGGTGTAAAAGTAAATGATACAAGCATCCGTGCAGGAATCAGTGGTACCATCAATAAAAAAATGGTTGAGCCTGGTACTGTAGTTTCCCCGGGAACATCAATGTTTGAAATAGTTAACATCAACAGCTTAAAACTTTCTGTTTTAGTAGATGAAAGCCAGATAGGGAAAATCCAGTTAGGTCAGGAAGTTCCGATTAAAGTAAATGTTTTACCGGAAGATTCATTCGTAGGTAGAATTACTTTCATCGCTCCTAAAAGTGATGCTTCTTTGAATTTCCCTGTGGAAATTGAGGTTCAGAACAGAGGAAATCTGAAAGCGGGTATGTATGCAACAGCTAAATTCAGTACCAACAACGGTGCAGAAACTAAGAATATGCTTACAGTTCCTGCAGAAGCATTTGTAAACGGAGTAAGCTCAGGGCAATTATTTGTTGTTCAGAATGGCGTTGCTAAACTGATCAAAGTAACCATTGGAAAAGTTTACGGAGATAAAGTTCAGGTTCTAAGCGGATTGAATGGTGGAGAGCAGGTGGTAACCAGCGGACAGATCAATCTGGACAATGGATCTAAAGTGAATATTATAAAGTAG
- a CDS encoding TolC family protein, protein MNRKRITATKLKIGIASAFMIFGSTLMSAQQQVSLQEAIKQALQNKAEAKKAALQVKKAEYKIDEARAGALPQISATINNTYNPILQKSVLPGEVLGKPGELIPVAFGTKWQSVNVVTLNQNIFDQRVFIGLKAAKSTREFYLLNSELTNEQIIENVATAYYQVFVQEENLKTVQESYANTERVRNVIKSLVDNGLAKPIDLDRTNVQLTNIGSNKQQLINAVEVSKNSLKFYMGIPIETAIELEEKTIVPNPQLLDSNVNLETRSELKVLNKQKELLIYNKKATVANLYPTVGLSANYGWQGLGNKFPYTSGSSQGTNWGDYASVGLAIKIPIFMGGATKAQIEQAEIDIQDLDQDIINKKLNLSLDYKNAVSNMENAIINIQSMKDNVDLAEKVQKNTQSNYQYGLATLTEVLDTENSLTQAKQNYSTALLDYKQAEIKLIKAKGELNTLQNL, encoded by the coding sequence ATGAATAGAAAACGTATAACTGCTACAAAGCTAAAAATTGGGATAGCTTCAGCATTTATGATTTTCGGCTCTACACTGATGTCTGCCCAGCAGCAGGTTTCCCTGCAGGAAGCAATAAAACAGGCACTTCAAAATAAGGCAGAAGCTAAAAAAGCCGCCTTACAGGTCAAAAAAGCCGAATATAAGATTGATGAAGCCAGAGCCGGTGCCTTACCTCAGATAAGTGCAACGATAAACAATACGTATAATCCTATTTTGCAGAAATCTGTTCTTCCCGGAGAAGTTTTAGGGAAACCCGGAGAGCTTATTCCGGTTGCTTTCGGAACAAAATGGCAGTCTGTAAATGTAGTTACGCTGAATCAGAACATTTTTGATCAGAGAGTTTTTATCGGTCTTAAAGCTGCAAAATCAACAAGAGAGTTCTATCTTTTGAATTCCGAACTGACCAATGAACAGATTATTGAAAATGTGGCCACAGCTTATTATCAGGTATTTGTTCAGGAAGAGAATCTGAAAACTGTACAAGAAAGCTATGCTAATACAGAAAGAGTAAGGAATGTAATCAAAAGCTTGGTAGATAATGGTCTGGCAAAACCAATTGATCTGGATCGTACCAATGTTCAGCTTACCAATATCGGTTCAAACAAGCAGCAATTGATTAACGCAGTTGAAGTTTCAAAGAATTCATTGAAGTTTTATATGGGGATTCCTATTGAAACAGCCATTGAACTTGAAGAAAAAACAATTGTACCGAATCCTCAGCTATTAGACAGTAATGTTAATCTTGAAACACGTTCTGAATTAAAAGTTTTAAATAAACAAAAAGAACTTTTGATATATAATAAAAAAGCAACAGTAGCTAATCTTTATCCTACTGTAGGTCTTTCTGCCAATTATGGCTGGCAAGGGTTGGGAAATAAATTCCCTTATACTTCAGGATCAAGCCAGGGAACCAATTGGGGAGACTATGCTTCTGTTGGATTAGCAATTAAAATCCCGATTTTTATGGGGGGAGCTACTAAAGCTCAGATCGAGCAGGCAGAAATAGACATTCAGGATTTAGATCAGGATATTATAAATAAAAAACTCAATCTGAGCTTAGATTATAAAAATGCTGTTTCTAATATGGAAAATGCCATCATTAATATTCAAAGCATGAAAGATAATGTGGATCTGGCAGAGAAAGTACAGAAGAATACCCAATCTAACTATCAATACGGATTGGCTACACTTACTGAAGTATTGGATACTGAAAACTCGCTTACACAGGCTAAACAGAACTATTCAACTGCATTGCTAGACTACAAACAGGCTGAGATCAAGCTGATAAAAGCTAAGGGTGAACTAAACACACTACAAAACTTATAA
- a CDS encoding TetR/AcrR family transcriptional regulator codes for MSNQAKKDQTQELIKETAKNLFFVKGKFDATTQEIADEAGVNRTLINYYFRSRDKLIQIIFDEAQRVEQEKSKIIQNSDLPFKEKISQFIESSLSTSLQYPYLETYIVSQINKGTCHQREIEEDILNDMYKDIETEMELGNIEKMAPVQFILNMVSLLVFPSAIRPLFMENLLINDEEYDKIISERKEIIINMLFKN; via the coding sequence ATGTCAAATCAAGCAAAAAAAGACCAAACACAGGAATTGATTAAGGAGACAGCGAAGAATTTGTTCTTTGTGAAAGGAAAATTTGATGCTACTACGCAGGAGATTGCAGATGAAGCCGGAGTGAACAGAACCCTTATTAATTACTATTTCCGTTCAAGGGATAAGCTTATCCAGATCATCTTTGATGAAGCGCAAAGAGTAGAACAGGAAAAGTCGAAGATCATTCAGAATTCTGATCTGCCTTTTAAAGAAAAGATCAGCCAATTCATAGAAAGCAGTCTTTCTACGAGCCTTCAGTATCCGTATCTTGAAACGTATATTGTATCACAGATTAATAAAGGGACCTGCCATCAGAGAGAAATTGAAGAAGATATCCTGAACGATATGTATAAGGATATTGAAACAGAAATGGAATTGGGAAATATTGAGAAAATGGCACCCGTTCAGTTTATTCTGAATATGGTTTCGCTATTGGTTTTCCCAAGTGCCATAAGACCCTTATTTATGGAAAATTTATTAATTAATGATGAAGAATATGATAAGATCATTTCTGAGCGAAAAGAGATTATTATCAATATGTTGTTCAAAAACTGA